A genomic region of Arachis hypogaea cultivar Tifrunner chromosome 5, arahy.Tifrunner.gnm2.J5K5, whole genome shotgun sequence contains the following coding sequences:
- the LOC112799988 gene encoding uncharacterized protein At4g37920-like, which produces MMGYEVCTSIFNTTSTTPTLIPFNDNLSPACHVTPSPSSASKSSLFFTKHQRTKLFPQNFKPHILLCASLPSPQASSASTARVEEQEEVEIAKGYTMTQFCDKIIDLFLNEKTKSKEWRKYLVFREEWNKYRDNFYNRCQKRADMEKDPTMKEKLVSLGRRVKKIDDEMEGHCDLLKEIQDSPTDINAIVARRRKDFTGEFFRYLNLIADTFNGLEDRDAIARLGTRCLSAVRVYDNTLENVETLDDAQAKFDDILDSPSIDVACEKIKSLAKAKDLDSSLILLINGAWAKAKESTTMKEEVKDIMYQLYKATKSSLRSITPKEIKLLKHLLNITDPEERFSALATAFSPGDEHEVKIPDALYTTPKELHKWIKIMLDAYNLNKEEADFREARQLDQPIVMRRLLILKETIEEEYLAKPPIEKAEPIEESKLDEF; this is translated from the exons ATGATGGGGTACGAGGTTTGCACCTCAATCTTCAACACCACCAGCACCACTCCCACCCTTATCCCTTTCAATGATAATCTCTCCCCAGCTTGCCACGTCACCCCTTCTCCCTCTTCTGCTTCCAAGTCTTCACTTTTCTTCACAAAACACCAAAGAACAAAACTTTTCCCTCAGAATTTCAAACCCCATATCCTCCTATGCGCCTCTCTACCCA GTCCACAAGCTAGTAGCGCGTCGACAGCTCGAGTGGAGGAGCAAGAGGAGGTTGAAATTGCAAAGGGATACACTATGACTCAGTTTTGTGACAAAATCATAGATTTATTCTTGAATGAGAAGACCAAATCAAAGGAATGGAGGAAGTATTTGGTGTTCAGGGAGGAATGGAACAAATACAGGGACAACTTCTACAACAGGTGCCAAAAAAGGGCAGACATGGAGAAAGACCCAACCATGAAAGAAAAACTCGTTTCATTGGGGAGAAGGGTGAAGAAG ATTGATGATGAAATGGAAGGACACTGTGACCTTCTCAAGGAGATACAAGATAGCCCTACTGACATTAATGCCATAGTCGCTCGAAGGAGGAAAGACTTTACAGGAGAATTCTTCCGCTACCTTAATCTCATTGCAGACACATTCAATGGCTTGGAGGATCGTGATG CTATTGCGAGACTCGGGACAAGATGCTTGTCGGCTGTCCGTGTGTATGATAATACTCTGGAGAATGTCGAGACGTTAGATGATGCGCAGGCTAAGTTTGATGATATCCTTGATTCTCCTTCTATTGATGTAGCTTGTGAGAAGATCAAAAGCCTTGCGAAGGCAAAGGACCTTGATTCTTCATTGATATTGTTGATCAATGGTGCTTGGGCTAAAGCAAAAGAATCTACCACAATGAAGGAAGAG GTGAAAGATATAATGTACCAATTGTACAAGGCTACAAAGAGCAGCTTAAGGAGTATTACTCCAAAAGAAATCAAGCTACTTAAGCATCTGTTGAACATCACAGACCCCGAGGAGCGATTTTCTGCATTGGCAACGGCCTTCTCTCCCGGCGATGAACATGAAGTCAAGATCCCCGATGCTCTATACAC TACCCCAAAGGAGCTGCACAAGTGGATAAAGATCATGCTTGATGCATATAATCTGAACAAGGAAGAAGCAGATTTTAGGGAAGCAAGGCAATTGGATCAACCAATAGTTATGCGGAGATTGCTTATTCTGAAGGAGACTATTGAAGAGGAATATCTGGCAAAACCCCCCATTGAGAAGGCTGAGCCAATAGAGGAGTCTAAATTAGATGAGTTTTAA
- the LOC112799989 gene encoding glycine-rich domain-containing protein 1-like — translation MEPQQELEWMEAQNIAVSVDLEAAAKKQLQFLAAVDRNRHLYDGSALDRAIYRYNACWLPLLAKHSESWIFEGPLVVPLDCEWVWHCHKLNPVRYKSDCEELYGRMLDNFGVVSTVEGVCSRQTEEIWNKMYPNEPYNVDLTNLLPEDISERISSLAKYTKYDLVSAAKRQSPFFYQVSRPHMKNDLFIREAVARYKGFLYLIKSNKEKGIKRFCVPTYDIDLIWHSHQLHPASYCKDLNEALGKVLEHDDTDSDRTKGKKLDTGFSGTTKQWENTFGTRYWKSGAMYRGNAPSPITSSPYSSTMIRKKVVPSDENPHENLLQDRKIVEVLLEFVGVKNLPEGQERGLHVIFSKSQPDAFLNAKRRLSILSESKEKQVASFQCEPTGELHFELMSHSSSSLAIRRSAKTLGSSSFPMKDYLDPVSQLSVEKWLELVPSSGTISSKPIMLRVAISFTVPVSAPYVLEMTRSSPFSKNACFFNLPVRARHARSWTHATDETGITFISLLMRDLKDSENTGSIGKEVVGLMNSGETRVLANTTEDGWSVMNNLWLFKKIKNDGHLFELIGSTMVKLFPGRKLDYEARHHGKQANETGLLTAVEFSTEDPYGKAVALLDLRSRIVMAKEKWMVLPGIILAFIASNMMKKEGFEGIIAKSKDLKVNGSDEAKDKIELKGVDSNINNVSSGNAAGLTKKLGGSAGGFGNNEVKSGGCGGCGDGACGGGCGNMVRSGGGCGSGCGGGCGGGCGNMVKSGGCGSGCGAGCGGGCGSIVESGGCGGCGGGCGGCGGGCGSMVKSGGCGAGGCGGGCGGENMNKSGGCGGCGGGCGGCGGGFMDSNKAVAA, via the exons ATGGAACCACAGCAAGAATTAGAGTGGATGGAAGCTCAGAACATTGCAGTAAGTGTGGACCTTGAAGCCGCCGCGAAAAAACAGCTTCAGTTCCTTGCAGCTGTAGATAGGAATCGTCACCTCTATGATGGTTCTGCTCTTGACAGGGCAATCTATAG GTACAATGCTTGTTGGCTTCCCTTGCTCGCGAAACATTCTGAGTCTTGGATCTTTGAAGGGCCTTTGGTAGTTCCTCTTGACTGTGAATGGGTTTGGCACTGTCACAAGCTCAACCCG GTAAGATACAAGTCTGACTGCGAGGAACTTTACGGTCGGATGCTCGACAACTTTGGTGTTGTCTCCACTGTTGAAGGAGTTTGTAGCAGGCAAACTGAAGAAATATGGAATAAAATGTATCCTAATGAGCCCTACAATGTTGATTTGACTAACCTTCTTCCAGAGGATATCTCTGAAAGGATTTCAAGTCTTGCAAAATACACCAAATATGATCTGGTTTCAGCTGCCAAGAGGCAGAGTCCATTCTTTTACCAG GTATCAAGACCCCACATGAAAAATGATCTGTTTATCAGGGAAGCCGTGGCCAGGTACAAAGGCTTCCTGTATCTTATCAAGAGCAACAAGGAGAAGGGTATCAAGCGCTTCTGTGTTCCGACTTATGACATCGACCTAATCTGGCACTCTCACCAGTTGCATCCAGCTTCTTATTGTAAAGACCTCAACGAAGCACTTGGAAAAGTACTGGAACATGATGATACAGACTCAGACAGAACTAAAGGAAAGAAACTGGATACTGGTTTTTCTGGAACAACAAAACAGTGGGAAAACACATTTGGTACAAGATATTGGAAGTCTGGAGCAATGTATAGGGGTAATGCTCCATCTCCTATCACAAGTAGCCCTTATTCATCTACCATGATTCGCAAGAAGGTTGTTCCTTCAGATGAAAATCCACATGAAAATTTGCTACAAGATCGGAAAATCGTGGAG GTTCTGTTAGAGTTTGTTGGGGTTAAAAACTTACCCGAGGGACAAGAAAGAGGTCTTCATGTCATATTTTCCAAATCACAGCCTGATGCATTTCTTAATGCTAAAAGGAGACTAAGTATTTTGTCAGAATCTAAAGAAAAACAAGTTGCATCATTCCAGTGTGAGCCTACAGGGGAGCTACATTTTGAGCTCATGTCACATTCTTCTTCTAGCTTAGCAATTAGAAGATCAGCAAAGACATTGGGATCTTCTTCATTCCCCATGAAAGACTATCTAGACCCAGTTTCACAACTCTCTGTTGAGAAATGGTTGGAGTTGGTGCCAAGTTCTGGTACAATTAGCTCAAAGCCAATCATGTTAAGAGTAGCCATCTCCTTTACTGTCCCAGTTTCTGCTCCATATGTGCTTGAAATGACTCGGTCATCCccattttcgaaaaatgcatgttTCTTCAATCTTCCTGTTAGGGCTCGCCATGCCAGGAGCTGGACTCATGCCACAGATGAAACTGGCATCACATTCATAAGCCTTCTAATGAG GGATTTGAAGGACTCAGAAAACACAGGAAGTATAGGAAAGGAGGTTGTTGGCCTCATGAATTCTGGTGAAACTCGAGTTCTGGCTAACACAACGGAAGATGGATGGTCTGTTATGAACAACCTCTGGttgtttaagaaaataaaaaatgatggTCATCTCTTTGAGCTTATTGGCTCCACGATG GTGAAGCTCTTCCCAGGAAGAAAGCTAGACTATGAAGCTAGGCACCATGGGAAACAAGCAAATGAAACGGGCTTGTTAACCGCAGTCGAATTCTCCACAGAAGATCCTTATGGCAAAGCAGTAGCATTGCTTGACTTGAGATCAAGAATTGTCATG GCTAAGGAAAAGTGGATGGTGTTGCCTGGGATCATATTGGCTTTCATTGCTTCTAACATGATGAAGAAAGAAGGGTTTGAAGGCATCATTGCTAAGAGTAAAGATCTGAAGGTGAATGGTTCAGATGAggcaaaagataagatagaactGAAGGGAGTGGACTCAAACATCAATAATGTGTCAAGTGGAAATGCTGCAGGGTTGACAAAAAAGCTTGGAGGCTCAGCTGGAGGCTTTGGGAACAATGAAGTAAAGAGTGGTGGCTGTGGAGGCTGCGGTGATGGTGCTTGTGGTGGAGGGTGTGGAAATATGGTTAGAAGTGGTGGTGGATGTGGTTCTGGTTGTGGCGGAGGCTGTGGAGGAGGGTGTGGAAACATGGTAAAGAGTGGCGGCTGCGGAAGTGGTTGTGGTGCTGGTTGCGGGGGAGGGTGTGGAAGCATTGTAGAGAGTGGTGGCTGCGGAGGTTGTGGTGGCGGTTGTGGTGGTTGCGGTGGAGGGTGTGGTAGCATGGTAAAGAGTGGTGGTTGTGGTGCAGGGGGATGTGGTGGAGGATGTGGAGGTGAGAACATGAATAAGAGTGGTGGGTGTGGCGGTTGTGGTGGTGGTTGcggtggttgtggtggtggttTTATGGACAGTAATAAGGCAGTGGCTGCATGA
- the LOC112799991 gene encoding probable beta-D-xylosidase 6, translating to MLTDIGETETSQKQMTVIVWFSQDEHRHEWRFYLFYFILLLLLQSTTPNPLALDYPCKPPYHSHYPFCNTSLSIPARATILTSLLTLSEKISLLSDNASSVPTLGIPRYEWWSESLHGLATNGPGVTFNGVVNSATSFPQVIVSAASFNRTLWSLIAAAVAVEARAMYNVGQAGLTFWAPNINIFRDPRWGRGQETPGEDPMVASAYGVEFVKGLQGGAGMIGNEVVLGEKSLLGDGGDDDDARLMVSACCKHFTAYDLDMWHQFSRYNFNAVVSKQDLEDTYQPPFRGCIQKGKASCLMCSYNAVNGVPACADADLLGLARYKWGFKGYITSDCDAVATVFEYQKYVKSEEDAVADVLKAGVDINCGTYMLRHTESAVEQGKVKEEDIDRALFNLFSVQMRLGLFDGDPSRGPFGKLGPQDVCTPQHLTLALEAARQGIVLLKNDKKFLPLDQNNDASLAVIGPMAVSDKLGGGYSGIPCSSKSLYDGLGEFSKRISYAPGCHNVSCNSDDGFAEALETAKKADFVVIFAGLDMAQETEDHDRVSLILPGRQMDLVSTIAAVSKSPVILVLTGGGPLDVSFAERNQQIGSILWVGYPGEAGGKALAEIIFGVVNPAGRLPVTWYPESFTNVPMTDMSMRADPSRGYPGRTYRFYTGSRVYGFGHGLSYSDYSYKFLSAPSKLSLSKTIKHNSRKSLLSQLMKADYKVDYVRVDELQSCSSLSFSVHISVTNLGELDGSHVVLLFSRGPKVFEGSPEAQLVGFSRVHTTTYESTETSVLVDPCEHLSFADEQGKKILPLGNHILSLGDVEHTFSIEMY from the exons atgttGACTGACATTGGAGAAACAGAAACAAGTCAAAAGCAAATGACAGTGATTGTGTGGTTCTCCCAAGATGAGCATCGCCATGAATGGAGGTTTTATCTTTTCTACTTCATCCTCCTCCTGCTTCTTCAATCAACCACGCCGAACCCACTTGCACTAGATTACCCGTGCAAGCCACCATACCACTCTCACTACCCATTCTGCAACACCTCCCTCTCCATCCCCGCCAGAGCCACCATCCTCACTTCCCTACTCACACTTTCCGAGAAAATCTCACTTCTCTCCGACAACGCCTCCTCCGTCCCCACACTCGGCATCCCCCGCTATGAGTGGTGGTCAGAGTCCCTCCACGGCCTCGCCACCAACGGCCCCGGCGTCACTTTCAACGGTGTTGTTAACTCCGCCACGTCGTTTCCCCAGGTCATCGTCTCCGCCGCGTCCTTCAACCGGACGCTCTGGTCCCTCATCGCCGCCGCCGTGGCTGTGGAGGCCAGGGCCATGTATAATGTTGGGCAGGCTGGGTTGACTTTCTGGGCACCAAACATTAACATTTTTAGGGATCCAAGGTGGGGGAGGGGGCAGGAGACTCCAGGGGAGGATCCCATGGTGGCTTCTGCTTATGGAGTTGAGTTTGTGAAAGGGTTGCAAGGTGGCGCTGGAATGATTGGGAATGAGGTGGTCTTGGGGGAGAAGAGTTTGTTAGGtgatggtggtgatgatgatgatgctaggCTTATGGTGTCTGCTTGTTGCAAGCATTTCACTGCTTACGATTTGGATATGTGGCACCAGTTCTCCAGATATAACTTCAATGCTGTG GTTTCAAAGCAGGATTTGGAGGACACCTATCAGCCCCCGTTTCGTGGATGCATTCAGAAAGGGAAAGCGAGCTGCTTGATGTGTTCCTACAATGCAGTTAATGGAGTTCCTGCTTGTGCTGATGCAGATCTCTTGGGACTGGCTAGATACAAGTGGGGATTTAAAGG GTATATTACCTCAGATTGTGATGCTGTGGCCACTGTTTTTGAGTATCAGAAATATGTGAAATCCGAGGAGGATGCTGTTGCTGATGTTCTCAAAGCTG GTGTGGATATTAATTGTGGAACATATATGCTTCGGCATACTGAATCTGCCGTTGAGCAAGGAAAGGTGAAAGAGGAAGATATAGACAGAGCactttttaatcttttttctGTTCAAATGCGTCTTGGGTTATTTGATGGAGACCCAAGTAGAGGACCATTCGGCAAACTAGGGCCACAGGATGTTTGCACCCCACAGCACTTAACACTGGCACTTGAAGCGGCAAGGCAGGGTATTGTACTGCTGAAGAATGATAAGAAGTTCCTTCCCTTGGATCAGAATAATGATGCCTCCTTGGCTGTCATTGGCCCTATGGCAGTTTCAGACAAATTAGGAGGTGGCTACTCAG GAATTCCTTGCTCCTCAAAAAGCCTATATGATGGACTTGGAGAGTTTTCTAAGAGGATTTCATATGCTCCTGGTTGCCATAATGTATCATGCAATTCTGATGATGGTTTTGCTGAGGCTCTTGAGACTGCCAAAAAGGCTGATTTTGTTGTTATATTTGCTGGCCTTGACATGGCTCAAGAGACAGAGGATCATGACCGTGTTAGTCTAATCTTGCCTGGTAGACAGATGGACCTTGTATCAACCATTGCCGCTGTTAGTAAAAGCCCAGTGATTCTTGTTCTTAcaggtggaggaccacttgatgTCTCTTTCGCGGAAAGAAATCAGCAAATTGGAAGTATTCTTTGGGTTGGATACCCTGGGGAAGCTGGTGGAAAAGCACTAGCCGAAATTATATTTGGAGTGGTCAATCCAG CTGGAAGGTTGCCGGTGACTTGGTACCCAGAGTCGTTTACCAACGTTCCCATGACTGACATGAGCATGCGAGCTGATCCTTCTCGTGGATATCCGGGAAGGACCTACCGATTTTATACTGGAAGTAGAGTATACGGATTTGGGCATGGCCTAAGTTACAGTGATTACTCGTACAAGTTCTTATCAGCTCCAAGTAAACTAAGTTTGTCTAAAACTATCAAACATAACTCCAGAAAGAGTTTATTAAGTCAGTTAATGAAAGCAGATTACAAAGTTGATTATGTTCGAGTCGATGAGTTGCAAAGTTGCAGCTCATTGAGTTTCTCGGTGCACATTTCTGTGACGAACCTTGGTGAGTTGGATGGAAGCCATGTTGTGCTGTTGTTCTCTAGAGGGCCAAAAGTGTTCGAAGGCTCGCCGGAAGCACAGCTGGTCGGATTCAGTCGAGTGCACACTACTACTTACGAATCTACTGAAACAAGCGTTTTGGTGGATCCTTGTGAACACTTGAGCTTTGCAGATGAACAAGGAAAAAAGATATTGCCCCTGGGAAATCACATTTTGAGCCTGGGGGATGTTGAGCACACTTTTTCAATTGAAATGTATTGA